One genomic window of Nakamurella panacisegetis includes the following:
- the glgC gene encoding glucose-1-phosphate adenylyltransferase, translating to MAPKPRVLGIVLAGGEGKRLWPLTADRAKPAVPFGGNFRLVDFVLSNLVNAGYLRICVLTQYKSHSLDRHITTTWRMSQMLGNYVTPVPAQQRLGPRWYTGSADAILQSLNLVYDDDPEYLVVFGADHVYRMDPSQMVADHIASGAEATVAGIRVPRHEATAFGVIDTDESGHRITRFLEKPADPPAVQDDPNVSYASMGNYVFTTKALIEALKQDAGDENSIHDMGANIIPMFVERGTANVYDFDRNQVPGSEERDKGYWRDVGTLDAYHDAHMDLVSVHPIFNLYNQQWPILSVPPTLPPAKFVENGMALDSMVGPGTIISGATVRRSVLSENVRVSIGASVEGSVIMPGVRIGRNAVVRNAILDKNVVVPDGATVGINLESDRAAYTVTASGITVIGKGVTVAR from the coding sequence ATGGCCCCCAAACCAAGAGTGCTCGGCATCGTTCTGGCTGGTGGTGAAGGAAAGCGGCTGTGGCCGTTGACCGCTGACCGCGCGAAGCCCGCTGTGCCGTTCGGCGGAAATTTCCGCCTGGTCGATTTCGTCCTGTCCAATCTGGTGAACGCGGGGTATCTGCGGATCTGCGTACTCACGCAATACAAGTCGCACTCGCTCGATCGGCACATCACCACCACCTGGCGGATGAGTCAGATGCTGGGCAACTACGTCACCCCGGTCCCGGCCCAGCAGCGTCTGGGCCCGCGCTGGTACACCGGGAGCGCAGACGCGATCCTGCAGTCGCTGAACCTGGTCTACGACGACGATCCCGAGTATCTCGTGGTCTTCGGTGCCGACCACGTGTACCGGATGGATCCGTCGCAGATGGTGGCCGATCACATCGCCTCCGGTGCCGAGGCAACGGTGGCCGGGATCCGCGTGCCGCGCCACGAGGCCACGGCGTTCGGGGTCATCGACACCGACGAATCCGGTCATCGGATCACCCGATTCCTGGAGAAGCCGGCCGACCCGCCCGCGGTGCAGGACGACCCGAACGTCTCCTATGCCTCGATGGGGAACTACGTGTTCACCACCAAGGCGTTGATCGAGGCGCTCAAGCAGGACGCGGGCGACGAGAACTCCATCCACGACATGGGTGCCAACATCATTCCGATGTTCGTCGAGCGCGGCACGGCCAACGTCTACGACTTCGACCGCAACCAGGTCCCGGGCTCGGAGGAGCGCGACAAGGGGTACTGGCGTGACGTCGGCACGCTGGACGCGTACCACGACGCCCACATGGATCTGGTCTCGGTGCACCCGATCTTCAACCTGTACAACCAGCAGTGGCCGATCCTGTCCGTTCCGCCGACCCTGCCGCCGGCGAAGTTCGTCGAGAACGGCATGGCCCTGGACTCCATGGTCGGGCCGGGCACGATCATCTCCGGGGCCACCGTCCGCCGGTCGGTGCTGTCGGAGAACGTGCGGGTGTCGATCGGGGCCAGCGTCGAGGGGTCGGTCATCATGCCGGGCGTGCGCATCGGCCGCAATGCCGTCGTGCGCAACGCGATCCTCGACAAGAACGTGGTCGTTCCGGACGGGGCGACGGTCGGGATCAATCTCGAGTCCGACCGCGCGGCCTACACAGTGACGGCGTCGGGCATCACGGTCATCGGCAAGGGCGTCACGGTCGCGCGCTAG
- a CDS encoding O-methyltransferase, producing MAVTSSRSFAEFFVPEHDAVLTARGRAADLGCEPIGSGAGAALTFLATVVSARAVVEIGTGTGVSGLHLLAGMAPDGVLTSIDVEAEHQRVAKEVFGLFGVAPGRARLINGRGLEVMPRLTDGAYDLVLVDADRTGYPQYVAEAVRLLRKGGVLVLAGALHGDKVADPTQRDAETVAVREAGRLVRDDEDLVPMMTSLGDGLLAAVKR from the coding sequence ATGGCCGTGACCAGCAGCAGGTCCTTCGCCGAGTTCTTCGTCCCGGAACACGATGCGGTGCTGACCGCTCGCGGGCGGGCCGCCGACCTCGGGTGTGAACCCATCGGGTCCGGCGCGGGGGCCGCCCTCACCTTCCTGGCCACCGTTGTCTCCGCCCGGGCCGTCGTCGAGATCGGCACCGGTACCGGGGTGAGTGGGCTGCATCTGCTGGCCGGCATGGCCCCGGACGGCGTGCTGACCTCGATCGATGTCGAGGCCGAGCACCAGCGGGTGGCCAAGGAGGTCTTCGGTCTGTTCGGTGTCGCGCCCGGCCGGGCCCGCCTGATCAACGGTCGCGGCCTCGAGGTGATGCCTCGGCTGACCGACGGCGCCTACGACCTGGTCCTGGTCGACGCCGACCGCACGGGCTATCCGCAGTACGTGGCCGAAGCGGTCCGGCTGCTGCGCAAGGGTGGGGTCCTGGTGCTGGCCGGCGCACTGCACGGCGACAAGGTGGCCGACCCGACCCAGCGGGATGCCGAGACGGTGGCCGTGCGTGAAGCCGGCCGGCTGGTCCGTGACGACGAGGATCTGGTCCCGATGATGACCTCGCTGGGCGACGGGCTGCTCGCCGCGGTCAAGCGTTGA
- a CDS encoding D-alanyl-D-alanine carboxypeptidase family protein — protein sequence MRKTLGVALIVATTLVAGCSGAGDTSPVTVTVNSPISPTTEHVAESPGGPPTRSGPTARSAPSTRSTATPARPSASSTSASSRASTSRTAIPPLVQADGDLDAAGPDNGPQCPVAAQYSDEAPTGLRADVKAAWISVKKQAAAKGVRLCLNDGKRSKAQQIAIYNLYVKEYGRTTANNLVLPWQKSAHVKGYAVDVQPAKAIQWLQATKGRLGFCRIYDNETWHFEYSTHYKTYGCPARLPKP from the coding sequence TTGAGGAAGACCCTCGGAGTCGCCCTGATCGTCGCGACGACCCTGGTCGCCGGCTGCTCCGGCGCCGGTGACACGTCGCCGGTGACCGTCACCGTGAACTCCCCGATCAGCCCGACGACCGAGCACGTCGCGGAGTCCCCGGGCGGCCCGCCGACCAGGTCCGGCCCGACGGCCCGGTCCGCACCGAGCACCAGGTCGACCGCGACACCGGCTCGTCCGTCGGCCTCGTCCACCTCGGCCTCGTCCCGCGCGAGCACGTCGAGGACCGCGATCCCGCCGCTGGTCCAGGCCGACGGTGACCTCGACGCGGCCGGCCCGGACAACGGGCCGCAGTGCCCGGTCGCCGCGCAGTACTCCGACGAGGCGCCGACCGGCCTGCGGGCGGATGTGAAGGCGGCCTGGATCTCGGTGAAGAAGCAGGCCGCGGCCAAGGGCGTCCGGCTCTGTCTGAACGACGGCAAACGCAGCAAGGCCCAGCAGATCGCCATCTACAACCTCTACGTCAAGGAATACGGTCGAACCACGGCGAACAACCTGGTCCTGCCGTGGCAGAAGTCGGCCCACGTCAAGGGGTACGCCGTCGATGTCCAGCCGGCCAAGGCGATCCAGTGGCTGCAGGCCACGAAGGGCCGGCTCGGCTTCTGCCGGATCTACGACAACGAGACCTGGCACTTCGAGTACTCGACCCATTACAAGACCTACGGCTGCCCGGCGCGGCTGCCCAAGCCCTAG